Genomic segment of Eupeodes corollae chromosome 2, idEupCoro1.1, whole genome shotgun sequence:
actcaaatagcttttcaaaaattaaaaatattggcttcaaacttattttctttcacagaaaatattgttttcgatattcagtaatttttatataaaaatccaacagtaaggtttttcataaaaaataaaatctacaaaaaatagtacgaaaatttggtaaaaattgatacgagtacatataaacaagcttttgagcaagacaaatcgacagacgggatgggtacttatcagtgtgggtcgcataaattttaatttaatacttatacaattttgtattttgtgtttaaaactatttttgaaatgcttttatttagaatatattaatatacgttttacattttaattgtgTAAGAGAAATTATGAAATgtgtcataattttttttgcgaAATTGAAATTACGAtgtggaataaaaataaattaaatattttttaaaaaatgacatttttgattattaaatgtAATTAAGACAGTATAAAAGCTTGtgcagaaaacaaattattgaaattggtcaattagttgttgaaaaaactacaaaacaatATAACGGTTCCATGGGGgaacccttctggagcaataaaaacatattttttatatgaagctaaattagaacacaaaattttaggtgaacaaaataaaaatctataggtttgtttttgaatacatttgggcaaaacaatttttatagatACTACTGTTTcagtcttaaaaataaatttaaaaaataccttttaagACCTCtagtttacgaatgcaaaacttgtcatATAGTTCCTATTACGTCGCAAgtacaaaattaacttttggattttgtataaattataaatagtttgaaggcaatatcttcAATTTGTGAGTCTTTTATCAAATTGTACATTCTTTAAGTCGCGATTTATTATATTTGATAAGAAAACCTTCACTTcgattttcccaaaaaaaaattcaagatgaagaaaattgttgtttttcgtttcataaatattttattgaattaatataactttttgttcataaaaaaatcaatttaatatgtaaaaaaattaatcacaaaattaatacaaaatacgtTGTAAAGATTTTGGAGAACAAATTTAATACATCAAGAACTGAAGAAATTAAGTAGCATTAAAGTTTTTGACTATACATTTATCTTGAAACATAAATCCTAAAACAGAGACCCAGGAGCTAGTCgggcatttttcttttttgaaaattatattttttttattttttgtttctgtcatCATATAATTTAATAGTTGAGCTTTAATTTGGGAAGCTTTTGTTGCGCTacgaaaaatttgtttctataatttttaaaagttcactttttttatttcaaattgttaGTATTCAAAGAAATCTTTAAAATGCATAccctgaaaaataaataactgaaacactttttaaaaatagtgtttGTTTCTAAATAAATGTGAAAACGTGTGATcgcaaatcaaaaataaaaaaattgaagtaaggtttaataaatttttaactttatgctttacttaaaaaaaagagtacCTGCTTGCTAAACATCGACTTTCATCAACATTTCTGTACTttaatgtttctaaaaattcttttaagtatttaaacaCAGAAACCTTTTGCtaggtaaatttaaattaaaatcttccTGTTTAAAAACATCTCAAAttctaagaaatattttcaaaaacctggCAACACTACTAACTTTGTCcctaaagaaatcaagaaatcacTTCCTTCTCACAAATATAATATACACGTTAATGCCAACAACATGTGTTGCTAATATTTATAACCCCATGTCAAATAAGTGGCAAATTGACGACAACATTCTCTTGTGCATACCTTCCTGCCTTCAAATACAAACGCCTATATCACACCtctaaataagtaaatatatatattttaaaaaacaaagtacataatTCATATTATCCACGTAGCTTAAAGCTAACCTACCCCCTAAGGCCCTAGAAGAAGAAGCACCTAGAACCTATTCTCTCTAACGATTACCATCAAAGTCAGTGAAGCAATTTAAGTGGTAGGTATTCGCATCCGCATCCGAATCATGTTTAGGGAATATACTCAAAAACGTAGGTACTTGAATGTCAATGGAAATTTATAGAATCCTGACGATTATTTAAATGCTAAACGAAACATCTTGCCCAAGAGTAAATCCTTATCCATccgcaaaaatacaaaaacctaaacaaagccaaaacataaaaaagaaagcAGAAATccatagaatacaaattttcaaatttttggtcataattaggtaaattttatttttttgatttttgttcttgtttgcatttttatatattttttctcttaaattaacattaaactCTTAATTctacattttgaagaataacaaataaataaaattattattcaactCGTCTCCGATCACAGTAACGGTAGctcaacataaataataaaaattctacGTGGTatgttaaataatataatttgaattttaaattcgtaAAACAGGGTTTTTTGTGGGAGGGGGTTGAGTGTGCATTTTTAACCATCGTCATCTATATCACTGACATCAGTGTGAATGGTCGGGTGTAATTAAAGCTATTTCCATgcataatttgtaaattttttgaattctcgTCGTATTTACATGATGTCTGTCTGCCATGTTGTGTCGGCCGGTAGACCGGTCTGATGTATGATGCATATATAGGTAAGCCATCAATTTGTTTGAGTGGTTTTACCTTATCcatattatatgtatgtatacatctAGGATCAGGACTTTCACCAGGGACGCCAGACACCACCTTCACACCCACCACCACCGATACCATCACCACCACCATCGGTATCTGTGCCGCCACAATCTAGAATTTCTTCCTTGGGAAATGGTTTCCTCAATGTTTTGGCAGTAGTTGAAGCAGCAGAAGCAGGTAACTGAATAGGATACAGGACATTGGCTTGCGGCATCGGATATCTTTGGTATTGAGCTGCTGATGCTCCTATTGCTGCTGTAATATTTGGCATGAATGTGGAAATGTGCTTAAGAAGGTCGCCGGTGATGTGACGGTCGTATTTGGTAAGGAATTGAGTGACTTCCGTGGCACAATGATGAAAACCAGCCCAGAATTTGTCCACATTGACTGGATCCGGT
This window contains:
- the LOC129946132 gene encoding enhancer of split mgamma protein-like, translated to MMAPNHHHFAINSLTMEPVSRTYQYRKIMKPMLERKRRARINKCLEELKDLMTGTLQADGENISKLEKADILELTVRHLHRLRESNTLFMRPDPVNVDKFWAGFHHCATEVTQFLTKYDRHITGDLLKHISTFMPNITAAIGASAAQYQRYPMPQANVLYPIQLPASAASTTAKTLRKPFPKEEILDCGGTDTDGGGDGIGGGGCEGGVWRPW